A stretch of the Rosa rugosa chromosome 5, drRosRugo1.1, whole genome shotgun sequence genome encodes the following:
- the LOC133711439 gene encoding F-box/kelch-repeat protein At3g23880-like → MARKLSNVSNEKLEPPKNRKLTSTTQFPTATDHRTLTSLQTKNTDIPPNQEDEVEEEHHILRLPNRIVLEFFCKIPTKWLAQCKCVCKSWRRLLSDPHFTKSLLSRTPTYLLLRDTCYLKSLVIFDFEKASDRNMFEFWDRPKTEDDCLTKLSGDRNALISGQVIGSCNGFLCIYNDWPNPWRLYIYNPITGESLTLPTPEMKCSFFCGLGYSPISDVYKIVMFKYPSEGPTNKREVKVMTVGSGVWRTIGDLGFNVLGDADSKGVYLNGFLHWIGESCKDSVSIFAFDVENERFQELPPHPSALKIKTVEIFNGWLSIFLRRRGVISVWVMKDYGVEGSWTKELEIEKASDSRVLMSTNKGQVLMLRDWEIHTYDLGTKRYKWVPVNGLPLVFQEIAHTPSFVLLKDIIKG, encoded by the exons atggcaaG AAAACTTTCTAATGTCTCCAATGAGAAACTTGAGCCTCCAAAGAATAGAAAATTGACCAG TACTACTCAG TTTCCCACAGCCACCGACCATCGAACACTGACATCCCTCCAAACCAAGAACACTGACATCCCTCCAAACCAAGAAGACGAAGTAGAAGAAGAGCATCACATTCTCCGACTGCCAAACCGCATAGTGCTGGAGTTCTTCTGCAAAATCCCAACGAAATGGCTCGCCCAATGCAAGTGTGTATGCAAGTCTTGGCGCCGGTTGCTTTCCGACCCTCATTTCACCAAAAGCCTCCTTTCACGAACACCCACTTACCTTCTGCTCCGAGACACTTGTTATCTCAAGAGCCTCGTCATTTTCGACTTCGAAAAGGCATCCGACAGAAATATGTTCGAGTTCTGGGACAGGCCGAAAACCGAAGACGACTGCTTGACCAAGCTTTCTGGAGACCGCAATGCTCTCATTTCCGGCCAGGTCATCGGTTCATGCAATGGATTCCTCTGCATATACAATGACTGGCCTAATCCTTGGCGTCTTTACATTTACAATCCCATTACTGGTGAGTCTCTGACTCTTCCAACGCCTGAAATGAAATGCTCCTTTTTTTGTGGCTTAGGGTATAGTCCTATCAGTGATGTGTACAAGATAGTCATGTTTAAGTATCCGAGTGAAGGTCCTACTAATAAAAGGGAGGTGAAGGTCATGACTGTTGGCTCTGGGGTTTGGAGAACCATTGGGGATTTGGGGTTTAATGTTTTAGGGGATGCTGATTCAAAGGGGGTGTATCTTAATGGATTTCTTCACTGGATTGGTGAGTCTTGCAAGGATTCGGTTTCGATATTTGCCTTTGATGTCGAAAATGAGCGCTTCCAAGAGTTGCCACCACATCCTAGTGCTTTAAAAATCAAAACCGTTGAAATCTTCAACGGTTGGCTGTCCATATTTCTTCGCAGAAGAGGTGTCATCAGTGTTTGGGTCATGAAGGATTATGGTGTTGAGGGGTCTTGGACCAAAGAGCTTGAAATTGAAAAGGCAAGTGATTCTCGAGTCTTGATGTCTACAAACAAGGGGCAAGTGTTGATGTTACGTGATTGGGAAATTCATACTTATGATCTTGGAACAAAGAGGTATAAATGGGTTCCTGTCAATGGATTACCATTAGTGTTTCAAGAAATTGCACATACTCCAAGCTTTGTTTTGCTGAAAGACATCATCAAGGGTTAG